One stretch of Schlesneria sp. DSM 10557 DNA includes these proteins:
- a CDS encoding DUF1501 domain-containing protein, translated as MSLRFVADDLAGLRIDRREWLRIGGRAGLGCGIASSLSQQTAFSADLAHVLSRPDGFGRAKSVVVLYASGGQSQLETWDPKPDAPEQIRGEFSSIETSIPGVRLCEYLPRMARLADQYTIIRSMSHDDLDHGSAIYLSLTGQFHPQKSSNFPPRPEDAPSLGAILHRVRPTSLFPYSAIDLNGPVLIPDLPSPGQDGGFLGRTYEPLMVGDVTAPSAILNGLEPLPKLPTIRQSARSSLLATIDRARDQLENHRSTRAMSELYRQAYTLLANPKCRLAFDLTQEPEAVRNRYGRFRSGQACLLARRLVEAEVPLITVFLNESIRGQDNEFGVTDAYGWDTHNDIFDSMKAHLLPRFDFSVSALLEDLQTRGLLDTTLVVCMGEFGRAPRVAVEPNFKGSSPGRKHWATVYSIMLAGAGVGKGHVIGASDRIGAYPESTPVSPGDVAATIFSSLGIDPSGHYNDPTGRPIPLATGRPVSELYQ; from the coding sequence ATGTCGCTTCGGTTTGTCGCCGATGATCTGGCGGGCCTGCGGATCGATCGGCGTGAATGGTTGCGAATCGGAGGTCGTGCGGGGCTCGGATGCGGAATCGCATCGTCACTGAGTCAGCAAACCGCTTTCTCCGCTGACTTGGCCCATGTTTTGTCCCGCCCCGACGGGTTTGGGCGAGCCAAGTCGGTCGTCGTGCTCTATGCGAGTGGAGGACAGAGTCAGCTTGAGACCTGGGATCCCAAACCGGACGCACCTGAGCAGATCCGAGGCGAGTTTTCCTCCATAGAGACCTCGATCCCCGGCGTTCGGCTTTGTGAATATCTGCCGCGGATGGCTCGACTCGCGGATCAGTACACAATCATCCGGTCGATGTCGCATGATGACCTCGACCACGGTTCCGCCATTTATCTGTCGTTGACCGGTCAGTTTCACCCGCAGAAGTCTTCTAACTTTCCTCCCCGACCTGAGGATGCTCCTTCCCTGGGGGCGATCCTTCACCGAGTTCGTCCCACTTCCCTGTTCCCGTATTCGGCCATTGATCTGAATGGGCCCGTTCTGATTCCTGATCTCCCTTCCCCCGGTCAGGATGGTGGATTTCTCGGGCGGACCTACGAACCGCTTATGGTGGGTGATGTCACGGCCCCCTCTGCGATCTTGAACGGATTGGAACCACTACCCAAGCTTCCAACGATCCGGCAATCGGCCAGAAGCTCGCTGCTGGCCACGATCGATCGAGCTCGCGATCAACTGGAGAATCATCGTTCGACCAGAGCGATGAGTGAGCTTTACCGGCAGGCCTACACGCTACTGGCAAACCCGAAATGTCGGCTTGCATTTGATCTGACACAAGAGCCTGAAGCGGTGCGAAACCGTTACGGTCGTTTTCGGTCGGGCCAGGCCTGCCTGCTGGCTCGGCGTCTGGTCGAGGCAGAAGTGCCGTTGATTACGGTGTTCCTCAACGAGAGTATTCGAGGACAGGATAATGAATTCGGCGTCACTGACGCTTATGGCTGGGACACGCACAATGACATTTTCGACTCAATGAAAGCTCATCTGCTTCCCCGGTTCGATTTTTCTGTCTCAGCCTTGCTTGAGGATCTGCAAACCCGTGGATTACTAGACACGACTCTGGTCGTCTGCATGGGCGAGTTTGGGCGAGCACCCCGAGTTGCGGTGGAGCCCAATTTCAAAGGAAGTTCGCCAGGTCGCAAGCACTGGGCCACAGTTTACTCAATCATGCTTGCCGGGGCCGGAGTGGGTAAAGGACACGTCATCGGGGCGTCTGATCGAATCGGAGCCTATCCCGAATCGACACCTGTCTCCCCCGGCGATGTTGCCGCGACCATTTTTTCCTCACTGGGAATCGACCCTTCGGGACACTACAACGATCCGACCGGACGGCCAATTCCGCTCGCAACGGGACGTCCGGTGTCAGAGCTTTACCAGTAG
- a CDS encoding DUF1501 domain-containing protein — protein MSQIDSLHRQHLLSRRDVLSRAGAGFGAIALAGMFAEEQNLLGAPESPLFLPHKAGTARNVIFLFMDGGPSHLDTFDPKPLVNEYAGKPLPPSIKRVITPMGVTENGLLASKRTWKNCGQSGLPVSDWYPRVGEWMDDICVIRSCTSDALNHVGGVTQMNTGSILGGRPSLGAWVHYGLGSENRNLPGYVVLLDGDREPPGGNRVWGAGFMSAGHQGTKFLPGDHPILHLSSPAEISDHRQRRKLDYINQINRDHLARRPGDSELEARIASYELAFQMQAHAPEAVNLAEESQATHEVYGLNQKRTQAFGKNCLLARRLIERGVRFVQVYSGSGSRWDAHAKIEQNHTELCGATDQPIAALLQDLKQRGLLEETLVVWGGEFGRTPMSEKGDGRDHNPYGFTMWLAGGGVKGGQIIGATDDFGMHAVSRPVHVHSLHATILAALGLDHTEVIYRLQGRPERPTVNEGEVIDEVFG, from the coding sequence ATGTCCCAAATCGACAGTCTGCATCGGCAGCACCTCTTGTCCCGACGAGACGTATTAAGTCGAGCGGGAGCAGGTTTTGGTGCGATAGCGCTGGCCGGGATGTTTGCGGAGGAACAGAACCTTCTCGGAGCCCCTGAATCACCGCTCTTTTTACCTCACAAAGCAGGAACCGCACGGAATGTGATTTTCCTGTTTATGGACGGGGGGCCAAGTCATCTCGATACGTTTGATCCGAAGCCCCTCGTGAATGAGTATGCGGGAAAGCCTCTGCCCCCTTCGATTAAACGCGTGATCACTCCTATGGGGGTCACCGAGAACGGCCTGCTCGCCTCCAAAAGAACCTGGAAAAATTGCGGACAAAGCGGCCTGCCGGTTTCTGACTGGTATCCCCGCGTCGGCGAATGGATGGACGATATCTGCGTGATTCGGTCCTGTACTTCGGACGCATTGAATCACGTGGGGGGCGTGACTCAGATGAACACCGGCAGCATTCTCGGCGGGCGGCCGAGTCTGGGGGCCTGGGTCCACTATGGATTGGGTTCCGAAAATCGCAATCTCCCGGGGTATGTTGTGCTTCTGGACGGCGACCGAGAACCGCCCGGAGGAAACCGGGTGTGGGGAGCAGGATTTATGTCCGCAGGTCACCAGGGGACCAAGTTCCTGCCTGGCGACCATCCCATCCTGCACCTGAGCTCTCCCGCAGAGATCAGCGACCATCGCCAACGACGGAAGCTCGATTACATCAATCAGATCAATAGAGACCATCTGGCTCGTCGCCCAGGTGATAGTGAGCTCGAGGCTCGCATTGCTTCCTATGAACTTGCCTTTCAGATGCAGGCCCATGCCCCGGAAGCGGTGAATCTCGCCGAAGAATCCCAAGCCACCCACGAGGTCTATGGACTCAATCAGAAGCGAACACAAGCCTTCGGCAAGAACTGTCTGCTGGCAAGACGGCTGATCGAACGGGGCGTCCGCTTCGTTCAGGTCTATTCGGGCTCGGGCAGTCGGTGGGACGCCCATGCGAAGATCGAGCAGAACCATACCGAACTTTGCGGAGCGACTGATCAACCGATTGCGGCACTTCTCCAAGACCTCAAGCAGCGCGGACTTCTCGAAGAAACCCTGGTCGTGTGGGGAGGAGAATTCGGGCGGACACCGATGAGTGAGAAGGGGGATGGACGTGATCATAACCCCTATGGCTTCACAATGTGGCTGGCAGGGGGAGGGGTCAAAGGGGGACAAATCATCGGAGCGACGGATGATTTCGGGATGCACGCTGTTTCACGTCCCGTCCACGTGCATAGTCTTCACGCCACAATTCTGGCAGCATTAGGACTGGATCACACAGAGGTGATCTATCGGTTACAGGGGAGGCCGGAACGGCCGACGGTCAACGAAGGTGAAGTCATTGATGAAGTCTTCGGCTGA
- a CDS encoding lactate utilization protein C codes for MSSRDSILASVRRQLPQSAPLPPLDGPWIQYEDPVAQFVSVLESIGGRAIRVASEADIREHLNALPQFASASKTLSLVTAAVTGNVDLDAIADPHQLSDIDFAILPGGVAVAENAAVWVSDEAVKHRVIYFLCQHLSLVVQASAIVNNLYEAYERLDVTGSPYGGFIAGPSKTADIEQSLVIGAHGSRSMTIFIVG; via the coding sequence ATGTCTTCACGCGATTCGATTCTTGCATCAGTTCGTCGACAACTTCCTCAATCGGCTCCATTGCCACCCTTAGACGGGCCCTGGATTCAATACGAAGACCCCGTTGCACAATTCGTTTCGGTACTGGAGTCGATCGGCGGCCGTGCTATCCGAGTCGCGTCTGAAGCAGACATCCGGGAACATCTGAATGCTCTTCCACAGTTCGCATCCGCATCGAAGACGCTGTCGCTCGTCACGGCTGCTGTGACAGGTAATGTCGACCTTGATGCGATCGCTGACCCTCATCAGCTTTCTGACATCGACTTCGCGATTTTGCCTGGAGGAGTCGCCGTCGCCGAAAACGCCGCCGTGTGGGTCAGTGACGAGGCTGTCAAACACAGGGTCATTTATTTTCTCTGCCAGCACCTTTCACTTGTGGTTCAGGCCAGCGCAATCGTAAACAACCTGTACGAGGCTTATGAGCGGCTTGACGTGACTGGTTCGCCTTATGGGGGGTTCATTGCCGGGCCCTCGAAGACCGCGGATATTGAACAGTCGCTGGTGATCGGAGCTCATGGATCCCGATCGATGACGATTTTCATCGTCGGATGA
- a CDS encoding APC family permease — MAEITTNERDESGPLSLWDAVSLVIGIVIGSTIYKTPGIICSNVPSPAAALSLWVLCGGLSFVGALCYAELATTYSRSGGEYNYLTRAFGPWAGFLFGWSQLAIIQTGSIGALSYVFAEYAVEVFHAPPASVVWFALGSVVGLTLINMLGVHAGRHTQKVLVAAKLLGLVMLIVVGLSLKSGTEMTATKPITGPGWSLAMILVLYAYGGWNDAAFVTAEVRNRSRNIPLALLYGLGLITTVYVLMNMAYLQTLGFEGLRNSQKPAADALAAALGANAGRAMSLLVMISALGGLNGLILAVSRVHAVVGADHALFSLLGRWSARTNTPVWSLLAQGIVTVIMILAVGTHQGRSIIDAVLTKLHLQPVPWDSYYGGFDTLFAASAPIFWLFFLSTGIAYFILRRIDRDRSRPFTAPLFPLCPLLFCATCVFGLYSAATYAGPLLSLIAVPFLAGIPLYFLSCGLSRLARPKA, encoded by the coding sequence TTGGCAGAGATCACTACGAACGAACGAGATGAATCCGGTCCCTTGTCACTGTGGGACGCAGTGAGTCTGGTGATCGGGATCGTCATCGGCAGCACGATCTACAAGACACCCGGAATCATCTGTAGTAATGTCCCCAGCCCCGCAGCCGCATTATCCCTGTGGGTGTTGTGCGGAGGACTCTCATTTGTTGGTGCCCTCTGCTACGCCGAACTGGCCACCACCTATTCCCGGTCAGGCGGCGAGTACAACTATCTGACGCGAGCTTTCGGACCCTGGGCTGGATTTCTGTTTGGATGGTCCCAACTGGCGATTATTCAAACTGGCAGTATTGGTGCTCTTTCTTACGTCTTCGCGGAATACGCAGTCGAAGTCTTTCATGCCCCACCGGCGAGCGTCGTGTGGTTTGCGCTCGGTTCCGTCGTCGGACTGACACTGATCAATATGCTGGGAGTCCACGCTGGGCGTCACACGCAAAAGGTGCTCGTCGCGGCGAAGCTGCTGGGACTGGTCATGCTGATCGTCGTCGGACTTTCTTTAAAGTCAGGGACTGAAATGACAGCAACCAAACCGATCACTGGACCGGGGTGGTCACTGGCGATGATTCTGGTTCTCTACGCTTACGGCGGCTGGAATGATGCCGCGTTCGTCACTGCAGAAGTTCGCAACCGATCACGCAATATTCCGCTCGCACTGCTTTATGGATTAGGACTGATCACAACAGTCTACGTCCTCATGAACATGGCGTACTTACAGACGCTGGGGTTCGAAGGACTGAGAAATTCTCAAAAGCCTGCTGCAGATGCGCTGGCGGCAGCACTGGGAGCCAACGCGGGCCGTGCCATGAGTCTGCTGGTCATGATATCGGCGCTGGGTGGATTGAATGGATTGATTCTCGCTGTCTCACGCGTGCACGCGGTCGTTGGGGCCGATCATGCGTTGTTTTCACTCCTGGGACGCTGGTCGGCTCGCACAAACACACCCGTCTGGTCACTGCTGGCGCAAGGCATCGTGACGGTCATCATGATCCTCGCCGTGGGGACCCATCAGGGGCGCTCTATAATCGATGCTGTTCTGACGAAACTTCACCTGCAACCCGTGCCCTGGGATTCGTATTATGGTGGATTCGATACGCTATTTGCCGCGTCGGCCCCGATCTTCTGGCTCTTCTTTCTCAGCACCGGAATAGCCTATTTCATTCTGAGACGGATTGACCGAGACAGGTCTCGCCCCTTTACTGCGCCGTTGTTTCCACTCTGCCCGTTACTGTTTTGTGCAACATGCGTATTTGGACTCTACTCCGCCGCCACTTATGCGGGACCACTGCTCTCCCTGATCGCAGTTCCGTTTCTTGCGGGGATCCCGCTCTACTTTCTCAGTTGCGGGCTCAGTCGGCTTGCCAGACCGAAGGCCTAA